A DNA window from Thermosynechococcaceae cyanobacterium Okahandja contains the following coding sequences:
- the rplS gene encoding 50S ribosomal protein L19, translating to MNAQDIIRSIEAEQLKDNLPVIHVGDRVRVGVKIQEGGKERVQPYEGDVIAMRNSGINRTITVRRVFQGVGVERVFLLHSPRVDSIKVVQRGKVRRAKLYYLRNLVGKAARIKARFDRPL from the coding sequence ATGAACGCCCAAGACATTATTCGCTCAATTGAGGCGGAGCAGCTTAAAGATAACTTGCCCGTAATTCATGTGGGCGATCGCGTCCGGGTTGGGGTCAAAATTCAAGAGGGTGGTAAAGAGCGCGTCCAGCCCTATGAGGGGGATGTGATTGCCATGCGCAACAGCGGCATTAACCGCACCATCACCGTTCGGCGAGTGTTTCAAGGGGTGGGCGTTGAGCGGGTCTTTTTACTCCATTCGCCACGAGTTGATAGTATTAAGGTGGTGCAGCGCGGCAAAGTGCGGCGTGCCAAGCTTTACTACCTGCGGAATTTGGTGGGTAAAGCGGCGCGGATTAAAGCACGGTTCGATCGCCCGCTTTAA
- a CDS encoding CoB--CoM heterodisulfide reductase iron-sulfur subunit B family protein — protein MATFRYAYYPGCVAQGACRELDMSTRAIAPHLDIELVELRQAACCGSGTFKENSWLLEDTVNARNIALAEALDLPLLTHCSTCQGVIGHVDERLKAFQRDRPEYVQGINQVLETEGCQPYRGTTEVKHLLWAIIGDVGLETLRARVCRPLRHLRCAAFYGCYLLRAQQTLPFDNPIHPHSLEEVFGAVGATPVVYEGRTQCCGWPISSYATPAAFRMAAQRLKGAIAAGADCIVTPCPLCHLNLDARQPEIERLIGEPLNLPILHLPQLIGLALGLPPQTLGLTKHVVSVAALLAKLDPPEA, from the coding sequence ATGGCCACGTTTCGCTATGCCTATTACCCGGGCTGTGTTGCCCAAGGGGCTTGCCGCGAGCTAGATATGTCCACGCGGGCGATCGCCCCCCATTTAGATATTGAACTGGTTGAACTCAGGCAAGCCGCCTGTTGTGGCTCCGGTACCTTCAAGGAAAATTCATGGCTGCTGGAAGATACCGTGAATGCCCGCAACATTGCCCTTGCCGAAGCCCTTGACCTGCCCCTGCTGACCCATTGCAGTACCTGTCAGGGGGTGATTGGTCATGTGGATGAGCGCCTCAAAGCCTTTCAGCGCGATCGCCCCGAGTACGTGCAGGGCATTAACCAAGTGCTCGAGACCGAAGGTTGCCAACCCTACCGGGGTACCACCGAAGTGAAGCATTTGCTGTGGGCGATTATTGGGGATGTGGGGCTAGAAACCCTGCGCGCCCGGGTGTGCCGCCCGCTGCGCCACCTGCGCTGTGCCGCCTTTTATGGCTGCTATTTGCTGCGCGCTCAGCAGACCCTGCCCTTTGACAATCCCATCCATCCCCACTCCCTTGAGGAGGTTTTTGGGGCGGTAGGAGCCACCCCCGTTGTGTATGAGGGACGTACCCAGTGCTGTGGCTGGCCCATTTCTAGCTATGCCACCCCGGCCGCGTTTCGGATGGCCGCTCAACGCCTCAAAGGGGCGATCGCTGCCGGAGCGGACTGCATTGTCACCCCCTGCCCCCTGTGCCACCTCAATTTAGATGCCCGCCAACCCGAAATAGAACGCCTCATTGGCGAACCCCTTAACTTGCCCATCTTGCATCTGCCCCAATTAATTGGTCTTGCCCTTGGCTTACCGCCGCAGACCCTCGGCTTGACGAAACATGTCGTCTCTGTGGCGGCACTGCTAGCCAAGCTAGATCCTCCTGAAGCATAG
- a CDS encoding extracellular solute-binding protein — protein MQRRDFCQGLVALGAMALSGCQGATQGGFTVHLLQKSLPPQLIRRFRQTNGIGVTLRLNETPQHLAEALTHTAPSSAVFSLGDAWLKDAVGYSRVYPIPKASLEGWSRLAPPWATFLQAFATEDAVWGVPYRWGATVMVYRRDFFAHLGWEPTNWDALWHPDLEGHFSLLNSPREVIGLTLKALGGSYNDPPNHPDLRQRLAELRQRCRFFSSDAYLQPLILGSTQLAVGWSSDILPLVQRQPETFGVVVPAAGTALWADLWVCPQPPDAAATAWLQYWWQPTVAEQLSQFTTAISPVLTDLRLAQADRYLHLASVLERSEALLPLSAPEQQIYDYLWEEVFLGQKWRDRPHGQGLNPFMIK, from the coding sequence ATGCAGCGACGGGACTTTTGTCAGGGGCTAGTGGCCTTGGGGGCAATGGCGCTCAGTGGCTGCCAAGGGGCAACTCAGGGGGGCTTTACGGTACACCTGCTGCAAAAGTCCTTGCCGCCCCAACTCATCCGCCGATTCCGCCAAACCAATGGCATTGGTGTGACCCTGCGCCTGAACGAGACTCCCCAACACCTTGCGGAAGCCCTCACCCACACCGCCCCCAGCTCGGCAGTCTTTAGTTTAGGGGATGCCTGGCTCAAGGATGCGGTGGGCTACAGTCGGGTGTACCCCATTCCCAAGGCCAGCCTTGAGGGATGGTCGCGGTTGGCGCCCCCTTGGGCAACGTTTTTACAGGCGTTTGCCACCGAGGATGCCGTCTGGGGGGTTCCCTACCGTTGGGGGGCTACCGTCATGGTGTATCGTCGTGATTTTTTTGCCCATTTAGGCTGGGAACCCACGAACTGGGATGCCCTGTGGCACCCCGACCTCGAGGGGCACTTTAGCCTGTTGAACAGCCCCCGCGAAGTCATTGGTCTAACGCTGAAAGCCCTTGGCGGCTCCTACAATGATCCCCCCAACCATCCAGACCTGCGGCAGCGATTGGCGGAGTTACGGCAGCGGTGCCGTTTCTTTAGTTCCGATGCCTACCTCCAGCCCCTGATCCTCGGCAGTACCCAATTGGCGGTAGGCTGGTCGAGTGATATTTTGCCCCTCGTGCAACGGCAGCCGGAGACCTTTGGCGTAGTGGTTCCTGCGGCGGGTACGGCGCTGTGGGCGGATCTGTGGGTGTGCCCTCAACCACCGGATGCAGCGGCAACCGCTTGGTTACAGTACTGGTGGCAACCCACGGTAGCGGAGCAGTTGAGCCAATTTACCACCGCTATTTCACCCGTCCTCACAGACCTGCGCCTTGCCCAAGCCGATCGCTATTTGCATCTGGCGTCGGTGCTCGAACGCAGCGAGGCACTGCTGCCCCTGTCTGCCCCCGAACAACAGATCTACGATTACCTGTGGGAGGAGGTTTTTTTGGGGCAAAAATGGCGCGATCGCCCACACGGTCAAGGGTTGAACCCGTTCATGATAAAATAA
- a CDS encoding glucose-6-phosphate isomerase: MVMDALALWQHYQDWLYYHPELNIYVDVSRMGLTEAAVRTLEPAFEHAFEQMQALEAGAIANPDEGRMVGHYWLRAADLAPTPAIQAEIRDAIAQVHQFSQRVHSGQIAPPQGGRFTDILSIGIGGSALGPQFVSAALAPVKPPLAIHFLDNTDPAGFERVFAQIGDRLRTTLVIVISKSGGTPETRNGMLEAQARFQQAGLAFADHAVAITMPGSGLAQIAESNGWLEIFPMFDWVGGRTSELSAVGLLPAALQGIDIEAMLTGARQMDKATRVAKLRQNPAALLALAWYHAGGGRGEKDMVILPYKDSLLLFSRYLQQLVMESLGKEKDLAGNIVHQGIAVYGNKGTTDQHAYVQQLRDGLANFFVTFIEVLRDGQQPGIEVEPGITAGDYLSGLLLGTRQALYEKDRPSLTVTIPDVTPLTVGALIALYERAVGLYGFLVNINAYHQPGVEAGKKAAAANLALQKQIVKVLQHSPQPMDVGAIAQAVNAPEQQETIYLILRHLAANNRGIRQQGDAAHPSQVAFSWQD; this comes from the coding sequence ATGGTTATGGATGCTTTGGCTCTTTGGCAGCACTATCAAGACTGGCTGTACTACCACCCGGAACTCAATATTTACGTTGATGTGAGTCGGATGGGGCTAACGGAGGCGGCGGTTCGCACCCTAGAGCCAGCCTTTGAGCACGCCTTTGAGCAGATGCAGGCACTCGAAGCGGGAGCGATCGCCAACCCCGATGAGGGTCGGATGGTGGGGCACTACTGGTTGCGGGCGGCGGATCTAGCGCCAACTCCAGCCATACAAGCGGAGATTCGCGATGCCATTGCCCAAGTACATCAGTTTAGCCAGCGCGTCCACTCCGGCCAGATTGCGCCTCCTCAAGGTGGGCGGTTTACGGATATTCTTTCCATTGGTATTGGCGGGTCGGCCCTTGGCCCCCAGTTCGTCTCTGCGGCACTTGCGCCGGTTAAGCCGCCCCTAGCAATTCACTTTCTTGACAACACCGATCCGGCGGGCTTTGAGCGGGTCTTTGCCCAGATTGGCGATCGCCTACGCACCACACTGGTGATTGTCATTTCCAAATCCGGTGGCACCCCAGAAACCCGCAACGGGATGCTAGAGGCTCAGGCTCGTTTTCAGCAGGCGGGCTTAGCCTTTGCCGACCATGCGGTGGCTATTACCATGCCGGGCAGTGGCCTAGCCCAAATTGCTGAATCGAATGGCTGGCTCGAAATTTTCCCGATGTTTGACTGGGTGGGGGGGCGCACCTCAGAACTCTCGGCGGTAGGACTCCTCCCCGCGGCGCTACAGGGAATTGACATTGAGGCGATGCTAACGGGAGCGCGGCAGATGGACAAAGCCACACGAGTTGCCAAGCTGCGGCAAAATCCGGCGGCGCTGCTGGCCTTGGCCTGGTACCACGCTGGCGGGGGACGGGGCGAAAAAGATATGGTGATTTTGCCCTACAAAGATAGCCTGCTACTCTTTAGCCGCTATCTACAACAGTTGGTGATGGAGTCCCTTGGCAAAGAGAAAGACCTCGCGGGCAACATTGTCCACCAAGGGATTGCCGTCTATGGGAACAAAGGCACCACGGATCAGCACGCTTACGTGCAACAGTTGCGGGATGGCCTCGCCAACTTTTTTGTGACCTTCATTGAAGTACTGCGGGACGGCCAGCAGCCCGGTATTGAAGTGGAGCCGGGGATTACCGCCGGGGATTACTTAAGTGGCCTGTTGTTGGGCACCCGCCAAGCCCTCTACGAAAAAGATCGCCCCTCCCTCACCGTCACGATCCCCGACGTCACTCCCCTGACGGTGGGGGCGCTCATTGCCCTTTACGAGCGGGCGGTTGGCCTCTACGGCTTTTTAGTGAATATCAATGCCTACCATCAACCCGGAGTGGAAGCCGGCAAAAAAGCGGCAGCCGCTAATTTGGCACTGCAAAAGCAAATTGTCAAAGTGCTCCAGCACAGCCCGCAGCCCATGGACGTGGGGGCGATCGCCCAGGCAGTCAATGCCCCAGAGCAGCAGGAAACCATTTACCTGATCCTGCGGCACCTCGCCGCCAACAATCGCGGTATTCGCCAGCAGGGGGATGCCGCCCACCCCAGTCAAGTCGCGTTTTCTTGGCAGGACTAA
- the gyrA gene encoding DNA gyrase subunit A, which translates to MTFAADSNRIIPTELRDEISRSYLEYAMSVIVGRALPDARDGLKPVHRRILYAMHELGLTADRPFRKCARVVGEVLGKYHPHGDSAVYDALVRMAQDFSMRHPLIDGHGNFGSIDNDPPAAMRYTECRLQALASDALLQDIEQDTVDFVDNFDGSQQEPLVLPARIPQLLLNGASGIAVGMATNIPPHNLGELVDGLVALIHNPDISDRELMRHIPGPDFPTGGHILGQGGIHEAYTTGRGSITLRAVATIETLEVPGRPPREAIIVTELPYQTNKAALMEKIAELVNDKKIDGIADLRDESDRDGIRVVIELKRDAYPRVVLNNLYKQTPLQVNFGANMLAIVNNEPQLLTLKRSLEVFLSFREEAIARRTRYALRKAEERDHLLQGLLIALANLDEVIQRIRAATDTALARQELMQTYELSEAQADAILQMQLRRLTALEAEKIEREHAELQRQIADFRDILAHRQRVLDIIEAEVLQIKERFATPRRSHIVQADGDISDTDLIANDKSVILVTEQGYIKRMPVDTFEAQSRDGRGRKGAEIKEDDAVEHFFGCNDHDRILFFSNRGIVYALPAYQIPTGSRQARGTPIVQLLPIPREEKITSVIAVQDFSADEYLVMLTSKGFIKKTALAAFSNIRTNGLIAISLEEGDQLRWVRRTREEDTIIIGSRQGMAIHFRASHDQLRPLGRATRGVKSMNLRNGDELVGMDILSGAIASHLSTSTAEEEDQDDSDEAAAQSEGPWVLVITSNGYGKRVPVQQFRLQNRAGMGITATKFKAKSTEDHVAALRIVNADDELMIVTSRGIIIRQKVVDISSQSRSATGVRLQRLDEDDSIVTAAVLPPGSMEAAEVEEA; encoded by the coding sequence ATGACGTTTGCTGCTGATTCCAACCGCATTATTCCAACCGAACTGCGGGATGAGATTTCACGCTCGTACCTCGAGTACGCCATGAGCGTGATTGTTGGGCGTGCCTTACCGGATGCGCGGGATGGTCTTAAGCCCGTCCACCGCCGTATTCTGTATGCCATGCACGAGTTGGGGCTGACCGCTGATCGCCCCTTTCGCAAGTGCGCCCGTGTAGTGGGGGAAGTGCTCGGTAAATACCATCCCCACGGGGATTCGGCAGTATATGATGCCCTAGTGCGAATGGCGCAGGACTTTTCGATGCGCCACCCCCTTATCGATGGCCATGGGAACTTTGGCTCCATCGATAATGATCCGCCCGCTGCCATGCGCTACACGGAGTGTCGGCTCCAGGCATTGGCTTCGGATGCCCTGCTTCAGGATATTGAGCAGGACACCGTTGACTTTGTTGACAACTTTGATGGCTCGCAACAGGAACCCCTTGTCTTACCGGCGCGGATTCCACAACTGCTGCTGAACGGGGCTTCCGGCATTGCCGTGGGCATGGCCACCAATATTCCCCCCCACAATCTGGGCGAGTTGGTGGATGGCCTTGTGGCGCTCATCCACAATCCTGACATTAGCGATCGCGAGTTAATGCGCCATATTCCGGGTCCTGATTTCCCAACGGGTGGCCATATTCTGGGACAGGGGGGGATTCACGAGGCCTATACAACGGGGCGCGGCTCCATTACGTTGCGGGCTGTAGCCACCATTGAAACCCTAGAGGTGCCCGGTCGCCCACCGCGGGAAGCCATTATTGTTACCGAGCTACCCTACCAGACCAACAAGGCCGCCCTTATGGAAAAAATTGCTGAGTTGGTCAACGACAAAAAAATTGATGGCATTGCCGACCTGCGGGACGAAAGCGATCGCGACGGCATTCGGGTGGTCATTGAACTGAAGCGGGATGCCTACCCGCGGGTGGTGCTGAACAATCTTTACAAGCAGACCCCCCTCCAAGTGAATTTTGGCGCCAATATGTTGGCAATTGTCAACAACGAACCGCAACTGCTGACCCTCAAGCGCAGCCTAGAAGTGTTCCTGAGTTTCCGCGAAGAGGCGATCGCCCGCCGTACCCGCTACGCCTTACGCAAAGCAGAAGAACGGGATCACCTGTTGCAGGGCTTGTTGATTGCCCTTGCCAACCTCGATGAAGTGATTCAGCGGATTCGTGCCGCCACTGACACGGCTTTAGCCCGCCAAGAGCTGATGCAGACCTATGAACTGAGCGAAGCGCAAGCGGATGCCATTTTGCAGATGCAACTGCGGCGCCTCACTGCTCTGGAAGCGGAAAAAATTGAGCGGGAACACGCCGAACTCCAGCGGCAAATCGCCGACTTCCGCGATATTTTGGCACATCGACAGCGGGTACTCGATATTATCGAAGCCGAAGTGCTGCAAATTAAAGAGCGGTTTGCCACGCCACGGCGCTCCCACATTGTCCAGGCCGACGGCGACATTAGCGACACCGATTTGATTGCTAACGACAAGTCGGTGATTTTAGTAACCGAACAGGGCTACATTAAGCGGATGCCCGTCGATACCTTTGAAGCCCAAAGTCGTGATGGCCGGGGTCGCAAAGGGGCGGAAATTAAAGAGGATGATGCCGTTGAGCACTTCTTTGGCTGTAACGATCACGATCGCATTCTATTTTTTAGCAATCGTGGCATTGTCTATGCCCTACCCGCCTATCAAATTCCCACCGGCTCGCGGCAGGCGCGTGGCACCCCCATTGTCCAGCTTCTGCCCATTCCCCGCGAAGAAAAGATCACATCAGTGATTGCGGTGCAAGACTTTAGTGCCGATGAGTACTTGGTGATGCTCACCAGTAAGGGCTTTATTAAAAAAACCGCCCTCGCCGCCTTTAGTAACATTCGCACCAACGGCCTGATTGCCATTTCCCTTGAGGAGGGGGATCAACTGCGCTGGGTACGGCGCACCCGCGAAGAGGACACCATTATCATTGGGTCGCGGCAGGGGATGGCCATCCATTTTCGTGCCAGTCACGATCAGTTGCGCCCCCTCGGTCGCGCCACCCGTGGGGTAAAGTCCATGAACCTGCGCAACGGGGATGAGCTAGTGGGGATGGATATTCTCAGCGGCGCGATCGCCAGCCACCTGAGTACCAGCACCGCCGAAGAGGAGGATCAGGACGACAGCGACGAAGCCGCCGCCCAAAGTGAAGGGCCATGGGTGCTAGTGATTACCAGCAATGGCTACGGCAAGCGGGTACCCGTGCAGCAGTTTCGGCTGCAAAACCGCGCCGGGATGGGAATTACCGCCACCAAATTCAAAGCCAAGAGCACTGAAGATCATGTGGCGGCGCTGCGGATTGTCAATGCGGATGACGAGTTAATGATTGTGACCAGTCGCGGTATTATTATTCGTCAAAAAGTTGTTGACATT
- a CDS encoding (2Fe-2S) ferredoxin domain-containing protein, translating to MNLAVDFLPQYCLEGVVQEVLYKNHQPKRLALETSTGVQWVKLKKSLRRQLSQAPKVGDRLRLYGKPCFKGGYNLSDYKAEHLEFLAVAPAPAPLCKVLICQKSSCCRRGAKQLWQELEQQAMTQQLPVTLKATGCLGECKRGPAVVVLPQKKRVTHANARQIEAVVRSSL from the coding sequence ATGAACCTTGCTGTGGATTTTTTGCCCCAGTATTGCCTTGAGGGCGTGGTGCAAGAGGTGCTCTACAAAAATCACCAGCCCAAGCGATTGGCGCTAGAAACCAGCACCGGTGTCCAGTGGGTGAAGTTAAAGAAATCCCTACGCCGTCAACTGTCCCAAGCGCCTAAGGTGGGCGATCGCCTGCGTCTGTACGGCAAACCCTGCTTCAAAGGGGGATACAACCTCAGCGACTACAAAGCAGAGCATTTAGAATTTTTAGCAGTAGCTCCAGCGCCCGCACCTCTCTGTAAGGTACTGATTTGCCAAAAGTCTTCCTGCTGTCGGCGGGGTGCCAAGCAACTGTGGCAAGAATTAGAACAGCAAGCGATGACCCAGCAGTTACCCGTCACGTTAAAAGCAACGGGCTGTCTTGGCGAATGCAAACGGGGGCCAGCCGTTGTGGTTCTGCCGCAAAAAAAACGGGTGACTCACGCCAACGCCCGGCAAATTGAAGCGGTAGTGCGCAGTAGCCTCTAA
- the metH gene encoding methionine synthase: MSFLEYLHGEPRRVIVFDGAMGTNLQYQNLTAADFGGKEYEGCNEYLVISQPEAVAKVHRDFLAAGADVIETNTFGSSSVVLSEYQLGDRAYEISYKAAALAKSVAAEFSTAAKPRFVAGSMGPGTKLPTLGHIDYDTLYAAFKEQAAGLFDGGVDLFIIETCQDVLQIKAALNGVMAVFGERGERRPLMVSITMEQQGTMLVGSDIGAALTILEPYPIDILGLNCATGPDLMTEHIRYLAAHSPFVVSCIPNAGLPENVGGHAHYKLTPMELRLALTRFVEDLGVQVIGGCCGTRPDHIAALAEIAATLRPKPRTPQRIPAAASLYSPQPYDQDNSFLIIGERLNASGSKKCRELLNAEDWDGLVALGREQVREGAHILDVNVDYVGRDGVRDMHELVSRLVTNVTLPLMLDSTEWQKMEAGLKVAGGKCLLNSTNFEDGEPRFYKVLELAKTYGAGVVVGTIDEEGMARTAAKKFAIAKRAYEAAVAYGIPPYELFFDPLALPISTGIEEDRGNGKATIEAIRQIRAELPGCHILLGVSNISFGLNPAARQVLNSMFLHEAIQAGMDAAIVSAAKILPLTKIAPEDQQLCRELIYDQRRFEGEICVYDPLAELTQRFAGKTTKTDRTQVANLPIEERLKRHIIDGDRQGLEETLAKALETYAPLDIINQFLLDGMKVVGELFGSGQMQLPFVLQSAETMKAAVAYLEPFMEKSETGSNAKGTVIIATVKGDVHDIGKNLVDIILTNNGYRVINLGIKQPVENIIQAYEEHKADCIAMSGLLVKSTAFMKENLERFNERGITVPVILGGAALTPKFVQEDCQRTYHGQVIYGKDAFADLHFMDRLMPAKAAGRWSDRHGFLDQEAAPPPTEPTATDPVHTDPPETIATPPAIVDTRPSEAVARDIPRPTPPFWGIRHLKGEEIPLPEVFAYLDLQALFVGQWQFRKPKEQSRAEYDVFLAETVHPILEHWQQRILTEQLLHPELIYGYFPCQSEGNTLYIYDPAAMISGATLAPAAAIAQFTFPRQAKGRRLCIADFFASVDSGIIDVLPLQAVTVGEIATEVAQNLFAANQYTDYLYFHGMAVQTAEALAEWCHARIRRELNCAPDPTSLRDILAQRYQGSRYSFGYPACPNIQDQHTQLRLLEAERMGMYMDESEQLYPEQSTTALICYHPAAKYFSV, from the coding sequence ATGTCGTTTCTTGAATATCTCCATGGGGAACCCCGGCGTGTCATTGTCTTTGACGGGGCAATGGGCACCAACTTGCAGTACCAAAATCTGACAGCGGCGGACTTTGGCGGCAAGGAGTACGAAGGGTGTAACGAATACCTCGTCATTAGTCAGCCGGAGGCGGTGGCCAAGGTGCACCGTGACTTTTTGGCCGCCGGGGCGGATGTGATTGAGACCAATACCTTTGGCTCTTCCTCGGTGGTGTTGAGTGAGTATCAGTTGGGCGATCGCGCCTACGAAATTAGTTACAAAGCTGCCGCCCTAGCAAAATCCGTTGCCGCCGAGTTTAGCACCGCCGCAAAACCTCGCTTTGTCGCCGGTTCGATGGGGCCTGGCACCAAACTCCCCACCCTTGGCCACATTGACTACGACACCCTGTATGCCGCCTTTAAGGAGCAGGCAGCCGGGCTATTTGACGGCGGGGTGGATTTGTTTATTATTGAAACCTGCCAAGACGTACTGCAAATCAAAGCGGCGCTCAATGGGGTAATGGCGGTGTTTGGCGAGCGGGGGGAGCGCCGCCCCCTGATGGTATCGATCACGATGGAGCAGCAGGGCACGATGCTGGTGGGGTCAGACATTGGTGCGGCCTTAACCATCCTTGAACCCTACCCGATTGACATTTTGGGGTTAAACTGCGCCACCGGTCCAGACCTGATGACCGAGCATATTCGCTACCTAGCGGCTCACTCCCCCTTTGTGGTCTCCTGCATTCCCAATGCCGGGTTGCCGGAAAATGTAGGCGGCCACGCCCACTATAAACTGACGCCCATGGAGTTGCGCTTGGCGCTGACCCGATTTGTGGAAGATTTAGGGGTGCAAGTGATTGGCGGCTGCTGCGGTACCCGTCCGGATCATATTGCCGCCCTAGCCGAGATTGCCGCCACCCTCAGACCCAAACCCCGAACGCCCCAGCGAATTCCGGCGGCGGCCTCCCTTTACAGTCCTCAGCCCTACGACCAAGACAATTCCTTCTTAATTATTGGGGAGCGCCTCAATGCCAGTGGCTCCAAAAAATGCCGTGAATTGCTCAATGCCGAAGACTGGGATGGCCTAGTCGCCCTCGGCCGCGAGCAGGTGCGCGAAGGTGCCCACATTTTGGATGTGAATGTGGACTACGTGGGGCGCGATGGGGTGCGCGATATGCACGAGCTGGTCTCTCGCTTGGTGACCAATGTAACGCTGCCCCTAATGCTGGACTCGACGGAGTGGCAAAAGATGGAGGCGGGGCTGAAGGTAGCCGGGGGCAAATGCTTGCTCAACTCCACCAATTTTGAGGATGGGGAGCCACGCTTTTACAAAGTGCTGGAGTTGGCCAAAACCTACGGTGCCGGGGTGGTGGTAGGCACCATTGATGAAGAGGGGATGGCCCGCACCGCCGCGAAAAAGTTTGCCATTGCCAAACGCGCCTACGAGGCCGCGGTGGCCTACGGCATTCCCCCCTACGAACTGTTCTTTGACCCCTTGGCGCTGCCGATTTCCACCGGCATTGAGGAGGATCGTGGCAACGGCAAGGCTACGATTGAGGCGATTCGGCAAATTCGGGCGGAATTACCCGGCTGCCATATTCTGTTGGGGGTATCGAATATCTCCTTTGGCCTAAATCCAGCGGCGCGGCAAGTTCTGAATTCGATGTTTTTGCACGAAGCCATCCAGGCGGGGATGGATGCCGCTATTGTCAGTGCCGCCAAAATTCTGCCCTTAACAAAAATTGCCCCCGAGGATCAACAGTTGTGTCGCGAACTCATTTACGACCAGCGGCGCTTTGAGGGCGAGATTTGCGTCTATGACCCGTTGGCGGAGCTAACCCAGCGCTTTGCCGGTAAAACCACCAAAACGGATCGCACCCAGGTGGCCAACCTGCCCATTGAGGAACGCTTAAAACGCCATATTATCGATGGCGATCGCCAAGGGTTAGAGGAGACCTTGGCCAAAGCCCTCGAAACCTACGCGCCCCTAGACATTATCAATCAGTTTTTGCTAGACGGCATGAAAGTGGTGGGGGAACTCTTTGGCTCCGGCCAGATGCAACTGCCCTTTGTGCTGCAATCGGCGGAAACCATGAAGGCGGCGGTGGCCTACCTTGAACCCTTTATGGAAAAGTCGGAAACCGGCAGCAATGCCAAGGGCACGGTGATTATTGCCACGGTTAAGGGGGATGTCCACGACATTGGCAAAAACCTTGTGGATATTATCCTCACCAACAATGGCTATCGGGTCATTAACTTGGGCATTAAGCAGCCGGTGGAAAACATCATCCAAGCCTACGAAGAACACAAGGCCGACTGCATTGCCATGAGTGGCCTGCTGGTGAAGTCAACGGCCTTCATGAAGGAGAACCTCGAACGCTTCAATGAGCGCGGCATTACGGTGCCGGTGATTTTGGGGGGAGCCGCCCTAACTCCCAAGTTTGTGCAGGAGGATTGTCAGCGGACGTACCACGGCCAAGTGATTTACGGTAAGGATGCCTTTGCGGATCTGCACTTTATGGATCGCCTGATGCCCGCCAAGGCCGCTGGCCGGTGGAGCGATCGCCATGGCTTTTTAGATCAGGAAGCGGCTCCCCCCCCAACGGAACCCACGGCAACGGATCCGGTTCACACCGACCCCCCTGAGACGATCGCCACCCCACCCGCGATTGTAGATACCCGCCCTTCGGAAGCCGTGGCGAGGGATATTCCGCGACCCACACCACCGTTTTGGGGCATTCGCCACCTCAAAGGGGAGGAGATTCCGCTGCCAGAGGTTTTCGCTTACCTAGACTTGCAGGCCTTATTTGTGGGCCAATGGCAGTTTCGCAAGCCCAAGGAGCAATCGCGGGCGGAATACGATGTCTTCTTGGCAGAAACGGTGCATCCCATTCTGGAACACTGGCAGCAGCGCATCCTAACCGAGCAACTACTACATCCCGAGCTCATTTACGGCTATTTTCCCTGCCAAAGTGAGGGCAATACCCTGTACATCTACGATCCGGCTGCCATGATCAGTGGCGCAACGCTCGCGCCCGCGGCAGCGATCGCCCAGTTCACGTTCCCGCGTCAAGCCAAAGGGCGGCGGCTGTGCATTGCCGACTTTTTTGCCTCGGTGGACTCTGGGATCATTGATGTGCTTCCCCTGCAAGCAGTGACCGTTGGCGAGATTGCAACCGAGGTGGCTCAGAACCTCTTTGCAGCCAACCAGTACACGGACTATCTCTACTTCCATGGTATGGCGGTGCAAACGGCGGAAGCCCTAGCGGAGTGGTGCCATGCCCGTATTCGCCGGGAGTTAAATTGTGCCCCTGACCCAACCTCTCTGCGCGATATTCTGGCGCAGCGCTACCAAGGCTCCCGTTATAGTTTTGGTTACCCCGCCTGCCCCAATATCCAAGATCAGCATACGCAACTGCGCCTTCTAGAGGCAGAGCGAATGGGTATGTACATGGATGAAAGTGAACAACTGTACCCAGAGCAGTCCACCACGGCTCTGATTTGCTACCATCCGGCGGCAAAATATTTTAGTGTTTAG